Within the Streptomyces sp. NBC_00554 genome, the region ACCCGGTCCTGTTCCTGCCCTCGCTCGTACGACGCTCCGCGCTGGCGTACCCGAACGGCTTCCGCGGCGTGCGGGACATCGCGCTCAGGGAGCCCGGGCCGGTGTCCGGCACCCTGTACGGGCAGGAGACGAACCCGGGCGAACTGCGGCGACGGCTCGACCGCCTCGACCGGGTCTGGGTGGTCGCCGAGCCGTTCGCCCTGCGGCCGGCCTGGTATCCGGGCAGCGCGACGGAGCGACTCAAACTCACCGTGGTCGGCGAGGAGTTCGTGCCTCGGGAGGAGGTGGCCCGGAAGGGGGTGACGCTTCGGTTGTACGTGCGCAGGAGCGCCCCGGAAGGGGGTGACGCATCGATTTACGCGCACAGAGCCGCCCCGTAGGGGGTGACGCTTCGGCCGAACGCGCACAGAAGCGCCCCTTCAGGGGCGCGGGGAACTGCGCGACCAGCCCCCACCGGCCCGCAGCTTCGAACCGCCCCTTGCGAAGCTCGGACGCAGCCGGGCGTCTAATCCAGCGCGGCGTCGTCCAGCGCCGCCGTCAGGCGGTCAAGACGCTCCCGCAGCTCACGGATCTCCTCGAAGCTCGCCCCCGTCGCGGCGGCGATCCGCCGCGGCACGAGCAGCGCACGCTCGCGCAGAGCGACGCCCTCCTCGGTGAGGTGGACGTGCACGGAACGCTCGTCGAGGGCGCTGCGCTCACGACGTACGAGCCCCGCCACCTCCAGCCGCTTCAGCAGCGGCGACAACGTCCCGGAGTCGAGCCGCAGATGTTCGCCGACCTTCTTCACGGGCAGCTCGCCCTGCTCCCACAGCACCAGCATCACCAGGTACTGCGGGTAGGTGAGCCCGAGGTCCTTGAGGAGCACGCGGTACACGCCGCCGAAGGCGCGCGACGCGGCGTTCAGGGAGAAGCAGATCTGGTTGTCGAGGCGCAGGAAGTCCCCGTCGGGCGGGGCCTGGGCGCTCGTGGTCGTCGGGGTCTGCATGGCGGTCATGGGTCCAGGATAGCTCTAGTCCGCCATTTAGTTGTGCACAATTGAATTGCGTGCTCTAATTGAGTCCGTGAGGCGGCCGGACCGGCCGCTCCGGCAAGATCTTGACTCGAGAGGGATGCTCCCCATGGACGCGATCTACACCGCTGTCGCCACCGCCACCCACGGCCGCGAGGGCCGCGCCGTCAGCTCCGACGGCAAGCTCGACCTCCAGCTGGGCATCCCGGTGGCGATGGGCGGCAACGGCCAGGGCACCAACCCCGAGCAGCTCTTCGCCGCCGGTTACGCCGCCTGTTTCGCCAGCGCCCTCGCCGTCGTCGGCCGTATGGCGAAGGTCGACGTCAGTGAGTCCGCCGTGACCGGCGAGGTCGGCATAGGCAAGCAGGGCGAGGGCTTCGCCCTGAAGGTCACGCTCCGTATCGAGCTGCCCGACACCGTGGACGAGGCCACCGGCCGCAAGCTGGTCGAGCAGGCCCACCAGGTCTGCCCCTACTCCAACGCGACCCGCGGCAACATCCCGGTCGACCTCGTCATCGAGTAGTCCCCGGAATCATCGAGCAGTCCCCGGACTGCTCAGCGCCCGACCCGCGCCAGCACCTCGCCCGTCTCCTCGCTCCACGCCACCACCACCGCCTCCTCGGGCACCCGCTGCCTGCGCGTCAGCAGCAGCCAGCGCACGTCGTAGCGGCGGACCACGGCGGTGCGCTGGGCGCGGGTCGACGACGGGGCGAGGTAGGCGCGGACCGCCGCGAGCCGCCGCTGCCGTTCCCCCTCGTCGAGGGCGGGATCGGGCAGGGCGGGCGCGGCGAGGTCGACGCCGTGGCCAGGGATCAGGCGGACCGCGTAGTACCCGTCGGCGATGACCGCCTCGCCTGGCTCGATGTGCCGCGCGGCCCAGGCGTACGTCGGCCAGCGCGGCGGCTGTTCGAAGCCGACCGGGTCGAGCGAGCGCGGTACGACGGCCCCGGCCTGCACGGTGAGGAAGCCGACGCAGGCCCCCGTGGCCGCCACCGCCCCGAGCCATCGCCGCCGGGCGGGCCACGGCCGCGGCGCCGCCAGCTCCACCGCGAGCGCGAACTGCGGCGGCACCAGCGTGAGCCCCATGATCCCGCCGTACGCGTAGTGCCCGCTCACCCAGCCGTACGCCACCGCCGCGCACTCCAGCACGAACATGAGCACGAGCGGATCCCGTCTTGACCTCCGCGCCCGCAGCCACAGCGCGGGCACCCCGGCGAGCGCCAGCCAGAAGTGCCCCGGCATCCCCTCGTACAGCCGCTCGTACGTCGCGTCCGCCGGCGCCACGACATCGAAGTACGGCCAGCAGGCGGCGACCAGCAGGGCCGTCCCGCCCGCCAGTGCCCACCGCCCCACCACGCCGGCCCGCCACCCGCGCTCCCATCCCGCGACGAGCGCCACCGCGCCGAGTACCGCCGCGACGAACGTGATCGAGTGCACCAGCAGGATCAGCCCGTACAGGGCGCCGAGCCCGGCGTACCCGGAGAAGCTCCCGAGTCCGCTCGGGCCGACGTACCGGATCGCACGGCTGCCCCCGCGGCCGCCCCCTCCCGCGCGCGTACCCGTCAACGCCCAGGCCCAGAAGGCCAGTCCGACGGCGAACGTCGAGGGATCGCCGAGGTTCCCCGTCATGGGCATCAGCGCGAGGAAGCCGCTCCACGAGACCCGCTCGGTGCCCCACAGGAGCGTCATCGCGGCGAGTGCGAGCACGGGTGCCCAGGGCCTGCGCGGGGCCAGAACGCGGACGAAGCGGCCGATGCCGGTCAGCAGGACCAGCAGGTTCAGCGGTCCCGACAGCCGTACGACCTCCCAGCCGCCCAGGCCCGACAGCCGGGCGAAGGCTCCCTGCGCCACGGCGTACGGCGAGTAGTACGGGCTGCCCGCGCCGGGCAGGTCCGCCGTCGGGTGGAGAGGGTGGAGGAGGCTTGCGCTGAGCCGTTCGACGACCGCCGCGTGCAGGCCCGCGTCGCAGCACAGCGGGACGCGCCAGTACGCGAGCGACATCACCAGCCAGAACAAGCCGCCGAAGACCTGGTACGGGGTTGGGCGCCAGGAGGCACCGCCGCGCAGTGCGGTGGCGCCGCGCACGGCCCCTCGGAGGACGACGTCGGCGCTCACCGGGTGGAGGGACGGGGCTGGGCGGTGGCTCGGGGCATTTGTCGT harbors:
- a CDS encoding organic hydroperoxide resistance protein, with protein sequence MDAIYTAVATATHGREGRAVSSDGKLDLQLGIPVAMGGNGQGTNPEQLFAAGYAACFASALAVVGRMAKVDVSESAVTGEVGIGKQGEGFALKVTLRIELPDTVDEATGRKLVEQAHQVCPYSNATRGNIPVDLVIE
- a CDS encoding MarR family winged helix-turn-helix transcriptional regulator; amino-acid sequence: MTAMQTPTTTSAQAPPDGDFLRLDNQICFSLNAASRAFGGVYRVLLKDLGLTYPQYLVMLVLWEQGELPVKKVGEHLRLDSGTLSPLLKRLEVAGLVRRERSALDERSVHVHLTEEGVALRERALLVPRRIAAATGASFEEIRELRERLDRLTAALDDAALD